A DNA window from Allokutzneria albata contains the following coding sequences:
- a CDS encoding FadR/GntR family transcriptional regulator: MPLATTRRAGLVEQVIEQMRALVTSGEWPVGRRIPPEPELVTALGVGRNTVREAVRALAHAGLLEVRQGDGTFVRATSELSGAVRRLCGSELRDVLEVRRALEVEGARQAATRRSAEDLRELERILAARDAALEAGDFDLMVQLDTDFHLFLVECSHNNVLTELYRGFTEAVRSSVATTVNTSLRRDEHVSHTELLDAVREQDAEKAVREASGFLEELLANLPGKDKKGH, encoded by the coding sequence GTGCCTTTGGCCACTACCCGGCGCGCCGGCCTGGTCGAGCAGGTCATCGAGCAGATGCGCGCGCTGGTCACCTCCGGCGAGTGGCCGGTCGGCCGGCGCATCCCGCCCGAGCCGGAGCTGGTGACGGCGCTCGGCGTCGGCCGCAACACCGTGCGCGAGGCGGTCCGCGCGCTCGCGCACGCCGGTCTGCTCGAAGTCCGCCAGGGCGACGGCACCTTCGTCCGCGCCACGAGCGAGCTGTCCGGCGCCGTCCGGCGGCTGTGCGGCTCCGAACTGCGCGACGTGCTGGAGGTGCGCCGCGCACTGGAGGTCGAGGGCGCGCGCCAGGCCGCGACCCGGCGCAGCGCCGAGGACCTGCGCGAGCTGGAGCGCATCCTGGCCGCGCGCGACGCGGCGCTGGAGGCGGGCGACTTCGACCTGATGGTCCAGCTCGACACCGACTTCCACCTGTTCCTGGTGGAGTGCTCGCACAACAACGTGCTCACCGAGCTCTACCGGGGCTTCACCGAGGCGGTCCGCTCCAGCGTCGCGACCACCGTGAACACCAGCCTGCGCCGCGACGAGCACGTTTCGCACACCGAACTGCTCGACGCGGTGCGCGAGCAGGACGCGGAGAAAGCGGTCCGGGAAGCCAGCGGATTCTTGGAAGAGCTACTCGCGAATCTGCCCGGAAAGGACAAAAAAGGACATTAG
- a CDS encoding CynX/NimT family MFS transporter yields the protein MTLSPQLDQPASTRSAPAASVAGGLALVVGVMLAAANLRPAVTSLAAVLSEVRDTLGVSAAWTSAVTAIPTLCFGLVGMLAPWFSRRYGARAVISGALALLTAGLALRVVDGPLVLVAGTFMACAAIAVCNVLIPVVVKDSFPATKVGAVTGAYSAALSAGGAIAAAFTAPLEELVGGWRGAVGMWALLGVLALVTWVLAGRGGSGRQPVAEETAGPRRSLLRSPLAWAVTVFFGFQSLVAYTVMGWLPEILRDTAGVSATTAGQLLAIVMVLGVPVSMIVPPLAARARSQSAWAVSMALTGFAGFAGLLLAPATATGLWILLIGIGMGVFPLALTLITLRARTGQETARLSAMAQSLGYLIAAVGPFAVGILHGLTGGWAMSLTLVLVVLAAQVVLGYVAGRPRFV from the coding sequence GTGACGCTCTCGCCCCAGCTCGACCAGCCTGCCAGTACCCGTTCCGCCCCCGCCGCGAGCGTGGCCGGTGGGCTGGCGCTGGTCGTGGGCGTGATGCTGGCGGCGGCCAACCTCCGTCCCGCGGTGACCAGTCTGGCCGCGGTGCTGTCCGAGGTGCGGGACACGCTCGGCGTTTCCGCCGCATGGACCAGCGCGGTCACCGCGATCCCGACCCTGTGCTTCGGCCTGGTCGGCATGCTCGCGCCATGGTTCAGCCGCAGGTACGGCGCCCGCGCGGTGATCTCCGGAGCCCTCGCGCTGCTCACGGCGGGCCTGGCGCTGCGGGTCGTCGACGGGCCGCTCGTGCTCGTCGCGGGCACCTTCATGGCCTGCGCGGCGATCGCGGTCTGCAACGTCCTGATCCCGGTGGTGGTCAAGGACTCCTTCCCCGCCACCAAGGTCGGCGCGGTCACCGGCGCCTACAGCGCGGCGCTGTCCGCCGGTGGCGCGATCGCCGCGGCGTTCACCGCTCCGCTGGAGGAGCTGGTGGGCGGCTGGCGCGGCGCGGTCGGCATGTGGGCGCTGCTCGGCGTGCTCGCGCTGGTCACCTGGGTGCTCGCCGGTCGCGGTGGGTCCGGCCGGCAGCCGGTGGCGGAGGAGACGGCCGGTCCGCGCCGCTCGCTCCTGCGCAGCCCGTTGGCCTGGGCGGTCACCGTGTTCTTCGGGTTCCAGTCGCTGGTCGCCTACACGGTCATGGGCTGGCTGCCCGAGATCCTGCGCGACACCGCCGGGGTCTCGGCGACCACCGCGGGCCAGCTGCTGGCCATCGTGATGGTCCTCGGCGTGCCGGTCTCCATGATCGTCCCGCCGCTGGCCGCCAGGGCCCGTTCCCAGTCCGCGTGGGCGGTGTCGATGGCGCTGACCGGGTTCGCCGGGTTCGCCGGACTGCTCCTCGCCCCGGCGACCGCGACCGGCTTGTGGATCTTGCTGATCGGTATCGGCATGGGCGTGTTCCCGCTGGCGCTGACGCTGATCACGCTGCGGGCGCGCACCGGCCAGGAGACCGCGCGGCTGTCCGCGATGGCGCAGAGCCTCGGCTACCTGATCGCGGCGGTCGGCCCGTTCGCGGTCGGCATCCTGCACGGCCTCACCGGCGGGTGGGCGATGTCCCTGACGCTGGTCCTCGTGGTGCTGGCGGCCCAGGTCGTACTCGGGTACGTCGCGGGCCGCCCGCGCTTCGTCTAG
- a CDS encoding MarR family winged helix-turn-helix transcriptional regulator, with protein sequence MTELEQQLTLFARKAVWRSWSRGYRGLDHITYPYLVAVALRGSSRVGELARQFAVDKSTASRHVAKLQAAGLVEPVENPPDARSIPLRATAAGLRLLADVQAERAAWLRAALADWDEEDQRVLAVLMARLNAGLESP encoded by the coding sequence ATGACGGAACTGGAGCAACAGCTCACGCTGTTCGCGCGGAAGGCGGTGTGGCGCAGCTGGTCACGGGGCTACCGGGGGCTGGACCACATCACCTATCCGTACCTGGTCGCCGTCGCGCTGCGGGGCTCCAGCCGCGTCGGCGAGCTGGCCAGGCAGTTCGCCGTCGACAAGTCCACCGCGAGCAGGCACGTGGCGAAGCTGCAGGCAGCGGGTCTGGTCGAACCCGTGGAGAACCCGCCGGACGCGCGCTCGATCCCGCTGCGCGCCACGGCGGCCGGGCTGCGCCTGCTCGCCGACGTCCAGGCCGAGCGCGCGGCGTGGCTGCGCGCGGCGCTGGCCGACTGGGACGAGGAGGACCAGCGGGTCCTCGCCGTCCTGATGGCCCGGCTGAATGCGGGGCTGGAATCGCCCTAA